A window of the Parvularcula bermudensis HTCC2503 genome harbors these coding sequences:
- a CDS encoding DUF1761 domain-containing protein gives MIYIWLNAVPILIAAGLGFAFGAVWYQGFATSWRRAAAVEGTPSADPRILIVTFAAEAWLAAILAGALILMPDQAPLWVMTTMTPLIIWGGFVLPTTLVNHRFQGRPWRLTIIDGGHWLGVMVIQAITMQLIGLSAPPGQGYP, from the coding sequence ATGATCTATATCTGGCTCAATGCCGTACCTATCCTCATCGCCGCAGGCCTTGGATTTGCGTTCGGGGCCGTGTGGTACCAGGGCTTCGCCACGTCATGGCGGCGCGCCGCCGCCGTGGAAGGCACGCCAAGCGCCGACCCCCGAATATTGATCGTCACCTTCGCCGCCGAAGCCTGGCTGGCCGCGATATTGGCGGGTGCGCTTATCCTGATGCCGGACCAGGCGCCCCTGTGGGTCATGACGACGATGACCCCCCTGATCATTTGGGGCGGTTTTGTACTGCCAACGACGCTCGTCAATCACCGTTTTCAGGGGCGTCCTTGGCGCTTGACTATCATCGATGGCGGCCATTGGCTTGGGGTAATGGTGATCCAAGCGATCACCATGCAACTGATTGGGTTGTCCGCTCCGCCCGGTCAGGGCTACCCCTGA